Below is a window of Rubinisphaera margarita DNA.
GCTTTGCAGCCGAGAATCCGGTGTACATGTAGGACTGGTTGACTTCGCCGATGGCGTCGCCAACATCGTTCAGTTCAGCAACAACAGCGTGCTGAATGGAGCTCAGACCGACGATCAGACCGATCACCAGCAGGGTGGCGACCAGAACGAGTTCAGCCGAAACGATGAAACCAGCTTCGTCATTAAGCAGTGCTTTAATCATGAGGGGTTACCTTAATCTGTTGAGATTTCGATTTTGTGAAACTTTTTAGACTTGGTGCACTTCATGACTCAGTGCCTTGCGAATTTGCGGCTGGAAGCCGGAGTCTCACTGGGGCGCCGAACCTTTGCCCCGACAGATGAGTAATGACGTGCGACTCACTTTTTTTTCCGGTGTCCGCTGGCCAGAACAGAAACCGAAACCTTCTTCGCTGCAGCGACGGGAAACCGTTTGAACGAAGCCAAAACGGCCATCCATTGGCTTCCCGTGCCTCCGACCGTGTTGCAGAAAAGCAACGTTGTCGGACAACGGGTAGGAACATAATCGAAGGTGAACTTAAGGCAATATCCAATTTTACCGATCTTTCCTATTTTATCCAAATTTACCGATATTGTCGGTGAGAATGCCAATTGACAAGCAGAAAAGACGTGATCCAAACCCCCGAAAATGGCGTCCTGGTGCAGGAAATACTGACCCGCTGCACGGGATATCTCGATCAGATTTCGTCCCATTCCCTGCAGCCATACCGGGGCTGCAGTTTTGGCCGATCTCTTTGTGGAGTCGGGTGTTACGTCCAGCACAACTTTTTCGTCACCCGGGGGCGCCCCTGGGGGAGTTTCCTGGAGATCCGCCGCAATGCGGCTGAGGTTTATCTGCGGACGGTCGAGCGTGAACGTCGCTGGGCGAGCCGCCAGGAAAAAAAGTTTTCAGTTTTCTGCTCCAGTTCCACCGACCCCTTCGTTCCGCAGGAACGGAAGTCCGGCATCACTCGATCGGTCCTGATGGCGATGATGGAGCAGCCTCCGGAGGAATTGATCCTGCAGACCCACTCCGCCGATGTGGCCCGAGAGGGTCCGCTGCTCGCTCAGTTGCGGGAGCGAACGAAAGTTCGCGTGCATGTGTCGATCGAATCAGACCGAGAGACTCTGCCGTCATTACCGCCCCCGGCGGCTTCGGTGGAGCGGCGGCTGGAAGCCTGCCGACAACTCACGCAGGCCGGCATTCGCGTTCTTGTGACCGTGGCTCCGTTGCTGCCGATCAAGCATCCCGAGAAATTCTTTGAACGAATCGCCGCCGTCGCGGATGGGGTGATCATCGATCACTTCATCGAAGGGGACGGCAGCCCGACCGGACAGCGGACCCGTAAAACGCCGCTGGTGGAAGCGATGCGAGCCGTCGATCCCGCGTCCGTGGAACTAGACTATCGGGATCGCATGGTCGAAATCGCCCGCCAGGTTTTACCGGGAAGAGTGGGTGTCGGTCAGGACGGCTTTGCCGATCGTCTGTTTTGATCGATCCACGAGGTTTTCGGGTCGACGCGGACTCTCGTTGCATACAATAAATCGAGTTTCGTCTGCCGGGAGTGCTTCATGTCCGACCGTTTCCAATCCGATCTCCTCAGCCGCGTTCGTCAGGGCGACGAATCAGCCTGGCGGCACGTGATTGAAACCTATGAAGGGCGATTACAGGCCTTCGCGATCAGCAGGCTGGGAGACGCGGCTCTGGCGGAAGATGTGGTCCAGGAAACGTTCGTCGGCTTTCTGACCGGACTCCCGAACTACGATGAAGAACGGACCGCGCTGGAGTCATTCCTGTTCCGCATTGCCGCCTACAAGATTACCGATGTTCTGAGACGGCAGGGGCGTCGACAGACCTTCGCCATGACCGAGGGGGGACCGGAACTCAGCGGAGGAGCCCGCAAAGCATCCAGCATGGCCCGCAGCCGAGAAGGAGCTCAACAGAAGAAGCGACATCTGGAAGAGACGTTGCGGGACCAGATCCGCTCCTGGATTCAGGAAGCACAATACGAGCGGCTGCAGTGTTGTGAGTTGCTGTTTGTCCGTGGCTGGCCGAACAAGGTGGTGGCCGAGTCGTTGGATCTGACCGAGCAGCAGGTCGCCAACCATAAGCAGGCGCTGTTGCAGAAACTGAAAAAGCACGATCTTCCAGAACTGGCGCAGTGAGCGGGAACAGCTGCTCGCGTTAGACCAATGCCCTCCCGATAATGTACAGTACCAGATGCTTTGGCACTCGACCTAGAATCGTGCTGAACTGGAATCCTCGGAAGCGGATTCCGCGACACCAACGAGGCTTCCGGAAAGTATGACACGATGATTTCACCGGACGACGAACAATACGAAGACGACCAGAACTTTGACAGCGTGGAATCGGCTCTTGCAGCCATCCGCGAGGGAAAGGCGGTCATCGTCGTTGATGCCCGGGATCGGGAAAACGAAGGCGACTTCATCTGCGCCGCGGAAACGATCACGCCGGAACTGGTCAACCTGATGCTTCGGCATGGGGCAGGCGTGCTCTGCGTTCCGCTTGTGGACGATGTGGCTCATCGGCTGCATTTGAGTTTCGCAGCCGGGCAGGACCCGAACACGAGTCCTCATCACACCAACTTTCTGGTCCAGGTCGACCACCGCGACGCTGGGACCGGCGTCAGCGCGGAAAACCGCGCGCGAACGATTCGGGCCCTGGCCGATCCCCATTCGGAACCGGCTCACTTCGTCCGTCCCGGGCACATTTCGCCTCTCCTCGCCAAAGAAGGAGGCGTGTTGCGACGGGCCGGGCACACTGAAGCCACCATCGATCTGATGCGTCTGGCCGGCATGCGTCCCGTGGGAGCGCTGATCGAAATTCTGAGTCCGACCGGATCCGGCATGGCGACGTTGCCGGAGCTTCGTCAGATTGCCGAGCAGTTCGAACTGCCGCTGATTTCGATTTCGCAGCTGATCCACTACAGACGTCAGCGGGAGCAGCTGATTCACCGTGTCGCCGAGGTGCCGATCAAGACCCGAGACTTCGGCACGCCGACCTTCATCGGCTACAAAGTCGATCATGAAGACCAGGAGCCGCTGGCCATGGTCTGGGGAGACCTGCAGTCGGTCGAAGCTCCGCTGATTCGCATGCATTCGTCCTGTTTCACCGGCGACATCGTGGGCTCGCTCCGCTGCGACTGCGGCGACCAGCTGCACATGGCGATGTCGATGATCGTCAACGAAGGAGCGGGC
It encodes the following:
- a CDS encoding radical SAM protein yields the protein MIQTPENGVLVQEILTRCTGYLDQISSHSLQPYRGCSFGRSLCGVGCYVQHNFFVTRGRPWGSFLEIRRNAAEVYLRTVERERRWASRQEKKFSVFCSSSTDPFVPQERKSGITRSVLMAMMEQPPEELILQTHSADVAREGPLLAQLRERTKVRVHVSIESDRETLPSLPPPAASVERRLEACRQLTQAGIRVLVTVAPLLPIKHPEKFFERIAAVADGVIIDHFIEGDGSPTGQRTRKTPLVEAMRAVDPASVELDYRDRMVEIARQVLPGRVGVGQDGFADRLF
- a CDS encoding RNA polymerase sigma factor, giving the protein MSDRFQSDLLSRVRQGDESAWRHVIETYEGRLQAFAISRLGDAALAEDVVQETFVGFLTGLPNYDEERTALESFLFRIAAYKITDVLRRQGRRQTFAMTEGGPELSGGARKASSMARSREGAQQKKRHLEETLRDQIRSWIQEAQYERLQCCELLFVRGWPNKVVAESLDLTEQQVANHKQALLQKLKKHDLPELAQ
- the ribA gene encoding GTP cyclohydrolase II; amino-acid sequence: MISPDDEQYEDDQNFDSVESALAAIREGKAVIVVDARDRENEGDFICAAETITPELVNLMLRHGAGVLCVPLVDDVAHRLHLSFAAGQDPNTSPHHTNFLVQVDHRDAGTGVSAENRARTIRALADPHSEPAHFVRPGHISPLLAKEGGVLRRAGHTEATIDLMRLAGMRPVGALIEILSPTGSGMATLPELRQIAEQFELPLISISQLIHYRRQREQLIHRVAEVPIKTRDFGTPTFIGYKVDHEDQEPLAMVWGDLQSVEAPLIRMHSSCFTGDIVGSLRCDCGDQLHMAMSMIVNEGAGAVVYLPQEGRGIGLNAKLQAYQLQDQGYDTVEANVQLGYKPDLRDFMVGLQILKDLGLKKIRLLTNNPKKTESFQKWVDLVVVEQLPIIAPPDENRAKYLATKRDKMGHRLPLQ